From Glycine max cultivar Williams 82 chromosome 11, Glycine_max_v4.0, whole genome shotgun sequence, the proteins below share one genomic window:
- the LOC100799360 gene encoding uncharacterized protein has product MAKDEKLSQSHETWKQEIARSQSQVDALQKELTELKACNQGSDGNAKKDLEVLWRRVKTASTLLTYLKSKARLMAVPHLAHTSCGIKQLEGVCFVDKNGIPLSGWSSNVDFSSFDDADEESWNGISHQHGSLDEQDAAYIGEMLKSVQMVTDVMEALVKRVLLAESETAIEKEKVSISKEEIKRKSTQLENMSMKLQEMEHFALNTNSILTEMRQRVEDLVEETTRQRERAAENEEELSRVKQEFESLKSYVSGLITVRETLLSSEKQFRTIERLFEKLVAKTTQLEGEKMQKEAEVQKLMEENVRLSALLDKKEAQLLALNEQCKVMALNASNM; this is encoded by the exons ATGgcaaaagatgaaaagctgaGCCAATCGCATGAAACATGGAAGCAAGAGATTGCAAGAAGCCAATCCCAAGTGGATGCATTGCAAAAAGAACTTACAGAGTTAAAGGCTTGCAATCAGGGTTCAGATGGAAATGCAAAAAAGGATTTGGAGGTTCTTTGGCGAAGAGTCAAGACTGCTTCTACATTGTTGACTTACCTGAAGTCAAAAGCTAGGCTCATGGCTGTTCCTCATCTAGCCCATACATCTTGTGGCATCAAACAATTAGAGGGGGTATGCTTTGTTGACAAAAATGGGATACCATTATCAGGTTGGTCCAGCAATgttgatttttcttcatttgatgACGCAGATGAAGAATCTTGGAATGGAATTAGCCACCAGCATGGTTCCTTAGATGAACAAGATGCAGCTTACATAGGTGAAATGCTCAAGTCTGTACAGATGGTCACAGATGTGATGGAAGCCCTTGTCAAAAGGGTTTTACTGGCTGAGTCAGAAACTgcaatagaaaaggaaaaagtaagTATAAGTAAGGAAGAAATTAAGCGGAAGTCTACCCAGTTAGAGAACATGTCTATGAAATTACAGGAGATGGAGCATTTTGCTTTGAATACAAATAGTATCCTAACTGAGATGCGGCAGAGAGTTGAGGACTTGGTGGAAGAAACAACCAGACAGAGAGAACGGGCTGCTGAAAATGAGGAAGAACTTTCTAGAGTGAAGCAGGAATTTGAGTCTCTGAAATCATATGTTAGCGGTCTAATAACAGTAAGAGAAACCTTGCTTTCTTCAGAGAAGCAATTTCGAACTATTGAGAGGCTGTTTGAAAA GCTAGTTGCAAAGACTACTCAATTAGAGGGTGAGAAAATGCAGAAAGAGGCTGAAGTTCAGAAACTTATGGAAGAGAATGTTAGGTTGAGTGCACTGCTTGACAAGAAAGAGGCTCAACTTCTTGCATTGAATGAACAATGCAAGGTAATGGCCTTGAACGCTTCAAACATGTAA
- the LOC100804345 gene encoding WEB family protein At2g17940 — MDKKGGGMVIMERAEIDTRAPFKSVKEAVMLFGEKVLVGEIYANKLKEMQVEANGSGSAQTRGGALATELEETKQSLEGAREEASNLVQRIKSLKKELEQTQKELEDTKAREQRLLQRRDDPEIEDLKFIANATTTNMEIKTQSSDEEKAEEFQKRRYVKFASPHALAQVIPNKGELLGRPPSVKKPKRKPLMPLIGWLFSKKKGSHEVDSPRA; from the exons ATGGACAAGAAAGGTGGTGGAATGGTGATCATGGAACGTGCAGAGATTGACACTCGTGCCCCATTCAAGTCTGTTAAAGAAGCAGTTATGTTGTTCGGAGAAAAAGTACTAGTTGGGGAAATTTATGCCAACAAGCTCAAAGAG ATGCAAGTTGAAGCGAATGGAAGTGGGAGTGCACAAACCAGAGGTGGAGCATTGGCAACTGAGCTGGAAGAAACAAAGCAAAGTCTTGAGGGAGCAAGAGAAGAAGCTAGCAATTTGGTTCAACGCATCAAGTCCCTGAAAAAGGAACTGGAACAAACGCAGAAAGAACTAGAAGACACAAAAGCAAGAGAGCAAAGGTTGCTGCAGCGACGGGACGATCCGGAGATTGAAGACCTCAAGTTCATTGCAAATGCAACAACAACCAATATGGAAATCAAAACTCAAAGCAGTGATGAGGAGAAAGCAGAAGAGTTCCAAAAAAGAAGATATGTGAAATTCGCTAGTCCTCATGCACTTGCTCAAGTTATCCCTAACAAGGGTGAATTGCTTGGGAGACCTCCTTCTGTTAAGAAGCCAAAGAGGAAGCCGTTGATGCCTTTGATAGGATGGCTTTTCTCTAAAAAGAAAGGGAGCCATGAAGTTGACTCTCCCAGAGCCTAA
- the LOC100799891 gene encoding transcription initiation factor TFIID subunit 14b, translating to MSNSNPLPLKRQGEQSSDDGASAIKPSRLKIAIPSEDSDKKNANRRLKDVEICVPIVYGTIAFYLGRKASESQSHKWTVYVRGASNEDLGVVVKRVVFQLHPSFNNPTRVVESPPFELSECGWGEFEIAITLYFHSDVCEKQLDLYHHLKLYPEDESGPQSTKKPVVVESYNEIVFPEPSEVFLARVQNHPAVNVPRLPAGLNLPSPVPSDTVNDKERGDTKDHLLTQWFLNFSEADELLKLAAARQQVQAHIVKLRRQLSLVEGLPQLSKPPSGYECT from the exons ATGTCTAACTCTAACCCGTTACCCCTCAAGAGACAAGGAGAACAATCGTCCGATGATGGCGCCTCTGCCATTAAACCTTCTCGCCTCAAAATCGCAATACCCTCTGAGGATTCCGACAAGAAG AATGCGAACAGGAGGCTCAAAGATGTTGAAATCTGTGTCCCAATAGTGTATGGGACCATTGCATTCTATCTTGGAAGGAAGGCCAGTGA GTCTCAGTCACATAAGTGGACAGTGTATGTACGTGGAGCGTCGAATGAAGATCTTGGGGTGGTGGTTAAAAGGGTCGTGTTTCAGTTGCATCCTAGTTTTAATAACCCCACTAGAGTTGTTGAATCACCCCCTTTTGAGTTATCAGAATGCGGTTggggtgaatttgaaatagCCATCACCCTCTATTTCCACTCTGATGTCTGTGAAAAACAGCTGGACTT GTATCACCATTTGAAATTATATCCAGAAGATGAATCTGGCCCCCAGTCTACGAAGAAACCCGTGGTTGTTGAATCTTATAACGAGATTGTTTTCCCTGAACCCTCGGAGGTTTTTCTTGCACGTGTACAGAATCATCCTGCTGTTAATGTGCCTAGGCTTCCTGCTGGTTTGAATTTACCAAGTCCTG TACCAAGCGATACTGTGAATGATAAGGAGAGAGGTGACACCAAAGATCATCTTCTAACCCAATGGTTCTTGAACTTCTCTGAGGCTGATGAGCTCTTAAAACTTGCAGCAGCTCGCCAGCAG GTGCAAGCTCATATTGTTAAGCTGCGAAGACAATTAAGTTTGGTGGAAGGACTGCCTCAGCTGTCTAAACCGCCATCTGGTTATGAATgtacatga